The window GACGGGGGTTGCAGACAGTGGGTTCCTCAACCGTGAGGGCGTAAAGGGAGCGGAGGCTTTCGCAGGTTTTCTGTTCATCATCGCCGCTGGTGTTACGGCCCGCTTCCATAAGGTCCACTCCCCGGCGGTAACAGCGGGCGATGAGAGGGAGGAGAAAGGCATCCGGCTCCGAGCAGAGCATTGTTTCCAGATTCTTGAGATAGCGGAGGCTCCCCAGACAGGAAACGGCGCTGATGAAATTCCCCTCCCGGTCAAGGACCTCGTCTATCTCGTCCCGCCAGGTATCGTAAAAACTTTCAAGGCCCATCACTTCCGCTGCGATGAGGAGCTTTCCTGCTTCCTCAGCGGTCATGCTATCCCGGAACTGCCTGGCCGCTATTGTCCCGCAGGCTTCGGCGATGGTGGCGCCGTATACGCTTTGGTCAATCAGGGCGGTCTCCACCTGGGGGCTGAAACGGAAAGTCCAGATCTCCCGGACCAGGTTTTTTGAAGCGCCGGTGACATAATCAGGCCCTGAACTGCGTTTGCAAAACCCGGTTTCGAGAAAACTCATCTGATGGAAAAACTGGCTCTTCCGGTAATGGCCGCTCTTTTTCAGAATGTCCAGGGTGATTTCCTTCTGGAGTATAGTATCGGTTTTGATCCTGAACTCCCGGCAAAGCTCGCGGAAGTTCTGTACCAGGGGCGGAACAATGGTATCCGATGTCGAAGCGACCTTCCCCGCGCCAAGACCGGAAAGAATGCGCAGGAGGTAATCCAATTCCGCAGTAACGGTCTGGTTAATGTCCCCCTTTACAAAAGCGCTCCGCACCCCGTCGATAAGGTCGTACACTCCCGGCGCTTTTTTCCCCCGGAGACTCGCAAGAGATTTTGCCATACCAAGGGCATTCACCTCGTCGGGAATGGACACGGGATTTTTCCCCCGTAAAAAGCGGGCAGTCCTGATGATGAATTCCAGTGCGGCATTGTCAAAAACAGTATTACTGACGCCCGCTCCTGCGGCGAACTGTTTCCATATCTCCTGATAATAAGCGGGAAAGGGCATCCCCGCCGCATACCCCTTGCGGCCGTCCATCTCGGCAAAGGTATAAGGCATGAGGTAAACCGCAGTGTTGTTTTTGTCGTAGCCCCGCAGATCGGAAACCGCAGCGCCGTTACCATTACTGTCAGCGCCGCTTCCCCCGGCGTCTACGTTCAGAATATCCATCAGCCCCGGCACATGAAAAGCCCCGCACACCACCAAAACTTTTTGGTACTTCTTCATCGCCCCAGCGATATGCTCGGCCATACAAGTTTCCCGCAACAGGTTTTCCAGCCTATCCCCTGAGATCCCTGCATTCTCTTCGTTTTTCCCCGTGTCCTCAGCCATCCGCATAAAACTCGCCATATAAAACATAGCCCGTACAAAAGCCCCGGTCTCCATATCCGCGCCGGGAATTTCATAGCAAGCTTCCCAGAATTCCGCATAAGTCCTGAACCCCGCTTTTTTTGCGGCAAGGGCAGAATAGGAATTAACTTCGTATTCAGTATCTTCATTATACCTATAGCGGGTATCGGTCTCCTCTTTTCGGTTTACCAAAAGTGCCGCATATGGCAGATCGATGAAAGCGGCTGGAATCCCCAGGCCCGCCGCCATTTTGATGGCGATGTATTCCGGGGAATATTCGAGAAAGGGATAATAGGCCCGGTACTTTTCCTGCTCGCCGCTAATCAGCTCTTCCTTGTCATCGTAACTGTAGTAGATACAGAAGGGCGGGGCCGATCCGGCATTGGCGATATAGGGAATAAGCCTATCCGCATCCGAAGGCCCTTCGATAAGGATGATGTCCGGCTTGTAGCGGCTTATGGTTTTTTGCAGATGCACGGAGCAGGCAGGGGAGTGGTGGCGCACCGGAAAGTAGAGGAGCGATGAAGAAAAATCAAAGGCCCGGCAATACCGTTCCTCTACTTGATTACCCTGCGGCTCTCGTAGTATTCCTGCCATATCCCTCCCAGCCGTTCCGCCTTGAGTTTAACCGCGCCTGAAAAATAGTCCTTCAGCTTGGGCAGGTCATCCCGATTCTCCTTCATCACCGCCCCCAAAAGATTTTCCGTCAGGTTCTGCATGCGTATCTTGCCGTCCCGGTAGTAGTGGGCGTCCAGGGCGGACTGAAAATAAACAGAGACCGCCTCTGCAGTGCTCATCACTGCGTCGAGTTTCTGTATCTTCGCCTTTTCAAAGGAAGCACCGGAACGCAGCTCATTATAGGTAGTTGAAAGAACCTCCACCACATCATCCTGAATCTGCATTTCCACCCCCGAGGATGCAAAAAGATCCGCGCACTGTTCGGAAATGATCCTCCCCTCAAGCTGGACGCTCTTGACCGCTTCCACAGTTTCAAAATTGAAACGCCGCTTTAAGGCGCTGGACATTTCGTTGATCCCTTTGTCCCGGGTGTTCGCAGTAGCGATGATGTTGAACCCCCTCATGGCAAAGCGCACCCCTTCTGCGCCGAACTCGGGAATATGCAGCACCCGATCGCTCATGATGCTGATAAGGCTGTCCTGTATCTCCAGGGGGCAGCGGGTAAT is drawn from Leadbettera azotonutricia ZAS-9 and contains these coding sequences:
- a CDS encoding DUF5682 family protein, giving the protein MAGILREPQGNQVEERYCRAFDFSSSLLYFPVRHHSPACSVHLQKTISRYKPDIILIEGPSDADRLIPYIANAGSAPPFCIYYSYDDKEELISGEQEKYRAYYPFLEYSPEYIAIKMAAGLGIPAAFIDLPYAALLVNRKEETDTRYRYNEDTEYEVNSYSALAAKKAGFRTYAEFWEACYEIPGADMETGAFVRAMFYMASFMRMAEDTGKNEENAGISGDRLENLLRETCMAEHIAGAMKKYQKVLVVCGAFHVPGLMDILNVDAGGSGADSNGNGAAVSDLRGYDKNNTAVYLMPYTFAEMDGRKGYAAGMPFPAYYQEIWKQFAAGAGVSNTVFDNAALEFIIRTARFLRGKNPVSIPDEVNALGMAKSLASLRGKKAPGVYDLIDGVRSAFVKGDINQTVTAELDYLLRILSGLGAGKVASTSDTIVPPLVQNFRELCREFRIKTDTILQKEITLDILKKSGHYRKSQFFHQMSFLETGFCKRSSGPDYVTGASKNLVREIWTFRFSPQVETALIDQSVYGATIAEACGTIAARQFRDSMTAEEAGKLLIAAEVMGLESFYDTWRDEIDEVLDREGNFISAVSCLGSLRYLKNLETMLCSEPDAFLLPLIARCYRRGVDLMEAGRNTSGDDEQKTCESLRSLYALTVEEPTVCNPRLLADQVEAILNEGFCNSRFYGALLAIHEKQGRIDMAELAQRINARLVSSQEIPDEAASFIGGVFLLGRDALFAGQPILEEIDRVIARMDDDEFLTLLPNFRQAFTSFLPTETDRLGRMIAKLHGLFASDVVRTEIVSQEELSLGMRLDKLAAAAMDKWGIMQ
- a CDS encoding ATP-binding protein, which encodes MDSNNIQRPLAETRFKEELEALKANDSGGKPANWALSPRGVRAFILGANKPLLLGKEKVTVTQKFYGDDALVERAIVTLAGNRGLMLVGEPGTAKSMLSELLAAGISGNSANTIQGTAGTSEDGIKYSWNYAMLLAKGPVPEALVPGPVYIGMEKGLITRFEEITRCPLEIQDSLISIMSDRVLHIPEFGAEGVRFAMRGFNIIATANTRDKGINEMSSALKRRFNFETVEAVKSVQLEGRIISEQCADLFASSGVEMQIQDDVVEVLSTTYNELRSGASFEKAKIQKLDAVMSTAEAVSVYFQSALDAHYYRDGKIRMQNLTENLLGAVMKENRDDLPKLKDYFSGAVKLKAERLGGIWQEYYESRRVIK